In Phycisphaerae bacterium, the genomic stretch GGTTATGTTACCATTCCGAACCATCGCCTGGGCCGGACGGCCTGCGACGAGATTCGCCGGTGCGTCGAGATCTACGGCATGCGTGGAGTGAAGATGTACTCACATCCCGAATCGCCGATCACGGAGGCGAGTTCGACCGCGATCCTGGCCACCGCGGCCGAGCTCAAGCTGCCCGTGCTCGGGCATTTCACGCCGAGCGAATGCGACGTGCTCATGGCCCGCGTGCCCGAAATCCGCATCATCATGGCGCACATGGCTGGTCAGCCGTACGCGTTCGGCAACTGGCACCTGGCAGTCGAGGTCGCGGGCCGTCATCCGAACCTCTACCTGGACACGGGTACATCTCAGATCGACAGCGGCATGCTGGAGCACGCCGTCGAAGTGCTGGGGCCGGAGCGGATTCTACCCCCCAGTTGCATAAAAGCCAGCACGAAGGTGCCGAATTGCACGGCCCGGCCGGGCGAATCGTGCCCGGCGGCCGTTGCTCCCGGAGTTCACCGGCGGTGAGGTTCGCGAACCGCAGGGCTA encodes the following:
- a CDS encoding amidohydrolase, which codes for MIIDGHVHIGPSQFLQIDADAPTLIDIADRVGIDLLCVTHVTALFYDMREGNDALGSELTRYGHRLLGYVTIPNHRLGRTACDEIRRCVEIYGMRGVKMYSHPESPITEASSTAILATAAELKLPVLGHFTPSECDVLMARVPEIRIIMAHMAGQPYAFGNWHLAVEVAGRHPNLYLDTGTSQIDSGMLEHAVEVLGPERILPPSCIKASTKVPNCTARPGESCPAAVAPGVHRR